CGGCGCTCAGCCCGCTCGGCGTCCTCGGGCGCGGCTACAGCATCTGCCGGCGGCTGCCGGGGCGTGAGGTCGTCACCGACGCGGCCGCGGTGTCGCCGGGCGCCGAGCTCGA
This window of the bacterium genome carries:
- a CDS encoding exodeoxyribonuclease VII large subunit, whose product is ALSPLGVLGRGYSICRRLPGREVVTDAAAVSPGAELEVLLRRGALRATVAAALPHAGTREQE